TCGGGGCCAGGGCGGCCGGGCGCAGCCTGGTCGACCACCTGGGTCGCCGCCGGGAGTCGGTGCCCGCCTACGGCAGCGGGGTGAACCTGCACTACCCGCTCGACGAGCTGCGCGAGCAGGCCCGCCGCTGGGTCGCCCAGGGCTGCCGCGGGGTGAAGATCAAGGTGGGCCGGCCCGACCTCGCCGAGGACGTCGAGCGGGTCGCCGCCGTCCGCGAGGTGATCGGTCCGCACCGGCAGCTGATGGTCGACGCCAACCAGCGGTGGGACCTGCCGACCGCGCTGCGGGCGGTGCGCGCGCTGTCGCGGTTCGACCTGTACTGGGTCGAGGAGCCGCTGGTGGCCGACGACCTGCCCGCGCTCTCGCGGCTGCACGACGCCGGGTTCGGCGTGCCGATCGCGGTGGGGGAGAACGTCTACACCACCTACCAGTACCGCCACCTGCTCGCCTCCGGCGCCGCGGACGTCGTGCAGCCCAACGCGGTGCGGGTCGGCGGGATCACCCCGTTCCTCCGGATCGCGCAGCTCGCCCGCGCGGCCAGCGTGCCGGTGGCGCCGCACCTGCTGCCGGACCTCTCCGGGCAGCTGGCGCTGTGCCTGCCGGACACGACGATGGTCGAGGACGTCGAGGACGCCTCGTTCGCCGCGCTGGGTGCGCTGGCGCAGCCGAGCGGGGTCACGGTCGCCGGCGGCGTGCTGCGTGCGGAGACCGGTCCGGGCCACGGCCTGGTGTTCGCCACCGACCGGCTCGAGGAGATGGACTGATCCTGCTCGGGCATTGACCCTGGGAAAGCGCTTGCCGTACTGTGGGGACAGTCACAGGGCCGGCGTGTACGGCACCGGAAGAGGGAGCTCTCATGGCATCGGTCACCTACGACAAGGCGACCCGGGTGTACCCCGGAGGCGGGAAGCCGGCGGTCGACCAGCTCGACCTCGAGATCCAGGACGGCGAGTTCCTGGTCCTCGTCGGCCCGTCCGGGTGCGGCAAGTCCACGTCGCTGCGGATGCTCGCCGGTCTGGAGGACGTCGACGGCGGCGCGATCCGGATCGGCGACCGCGACGTCAGCGACGTCCCACCCAAGGACCGCGACATCGCGATGGTGTTCCAGAACTACGCGCTCTACCCGCACATGAGCGTCGCGGACAACATGGGCTTCGCGCTGCAGATCGCCGGGGTGGGCAAGAAGGAGCGCCGCGCCCGGGTCGAGGAGGCCGCCAAGCTGCTCGACCTCGAGCCCTACCTGGACCGCAAGCCCAAGGCCCTCTCCGGCGGGCAGCGGCAGCGGGTCGCCATGGGCCGGGCGATCGTCCGCAAGCCCCAGGTGTTCCTCATGGACGAGCCGCTGTCCAACCTCGACGCCAAGCTGCGCGTGCAGACCCGCACCCAGATCGCCTCCCTGCAGCGCCGGCTCGGCATCACCACCGTCTACGTCACCCACGACCAGGTCGAGGCCATGACCATGGGCGACCGGGTCGCGGTGCTCAAGGACGGCGTCCTGCAGCAGGTCGCCAGCCCGCGGGAGATGTACGACCGCCCCAGCAACGTGTTCGTCGCGGGCTTCATCGGCTCGCCCGCCATGAACCTCGCCGAGGTCCCGGTCACTGACGGGGGAGTGCGGCTCGGGGACGTGCTCGTGCCGCTGTCCCGCGAGACCCTGTCGGCCGCCGGCGGCGACCGCACCCTCACGCTCGGCTTCCGGCCGGAGGCGCTGGAGGTGTCGCCGGCGGGGGAGGGCTTCGCGGCCCGCATCGACCTGGTCGAGGAACTGGGCTCGGACGCGTACGTCTACGCGTCCCTCCTGGACGAGGACCTGGCCGAGTACCTCCACGGCGGCGAGACCAAGCAGATCGTCGCGCGGGTGGACGGCCGGCGTCCCCCGGCGAAGGGCGAGCAGGTCCGCCTGACCATCCGGAAGGGCGAGGAGCACGTCTTCTCGACCAGCACCGGCCGGCGGCTCCCGCACTGAGGGAGGACCCCTCCGCCCTGCCCCGACGTCCGGCCGCCCCGGCCCTGAGCCTTGCCACCTGACGACCGGCGCGCGCCGCGCGGTCGGCTTCCCCGGTGGTTGCTGCAGCTGCTCGCCGTCATGGCGCTCATCCAGGCCGGGATCGCGGTGGCCCGGCCGGTCACCACCTACCGGGCCATCGACCTCGGGGCGGGGGCGCTCGCGGTCGGACTGCTGACCGGTGCCTTCGCGCTCCTGCCGATGCTGGTGGCGCTGCCGCTGGGCCGGCTGGCCGACCGGCGCCGTCCCGAGCCGATCCTCGTGGGCGGGCTGGCCCTGCTGGTGGCCGGCTGCGTGCTGCTGGCGGTCAGCGACTCCCTGTCCGGCATCGCCGCGGGCAACGTCGTCCTGGGGCTGGGCAACCTCGGCTGCATCGTCGGCGGGGAGAACGTCGTCGCCCGGCTGCCACCGGCACAGCTGGACGGCGGGTTCGGG
This region of Geodermatophilus bullaregiensis genomic DNA includes:
- a CDS encoding mandelate racemase/muconate lactonizing enzyme family protein; protein product: MSALTVGTRPPVVEQLTSRLFRLPLSRPWGEDVPALHLLVTELTTDDGRTGTGFSWTPSIGARAVQALVEHDVAPVVVGGPTDPGVVWDRLWWHLHEAGGGGLTTMAIAAVDIALWDLGARAAGRSLVDHLGRRRESVPAYGSGVNLHYPLDELREQARRWVAQGCRGVKIKVGRPDLAEDVERVAAVREVIGPHRQLMVDANQRWDLPTALRAVRALSRFDLYWVEEPLVADDLPALSRLHDAGFGVPIAVGENVYTTYQYRHLLASGAADVVQPNAVRVGGITPFLRIAQLARAASVPVAPHLLPDLSGQLALCLPDTTMVEDVEDASFAALGALAQPSGVTVAGGVLRAETGPGHGLVFATDRLEEMD
- a CDS encoding ABC transporter ATP-binding protein; protein product: MASVTYDKATRVYPGGGKPAVDQLDLEIQDGEFLVLVGPSGCGKSTSLRMLAGLEDVDGGAIRIGDRDVSDVPPKDRDIAMVFQNYALYPHMSVADNMGFALQIAGVGKKERRARVEEAAKLLDLEPYLDRKPKALSGGQRQRVAMGRAIVRKPQVFLMDEPLSNLDAKLRVQTRTQIASLQRRLGITTVYVTHDQVEAMTMGDRVAVLKDGVLQQVASPREMYDRPSNVFVAGFIGSPAMNLAEVPVTDGGVRLGDVLVPLSRETLSAAGGDRTLTLGFRPEALEVSPAGEGFAARIDLVEELGSDAYVYASLLDEDLAEYLHGGETKQIVARVDGRRPPAKGEQVRLTIRKGEEHVFSTSTGRRLPH